From Macrobrachium rosenbergii isolate ZJJX-2024 chromosome 55, ASM4041242v1, whole genome shotgun sequence, a single genomic window includes:
- the LOC136835570 gene encoding uncharacterized protein isoform X2, protein MGVLYQDAERPSDGQQIMSVSTFVKEIESLRIHREAEGRLIRHTDDKIFASHMLPVVLVEIDTPSIIRRKIAALKKSSSTVRNRIVSSSESEEEADDSKLPAVSSPRTLSSAPPASSRTSNHSDGSDSETKFSEDDFLPDLLNITDPSYDTSRKSIPKKTKLLQGHPVKKRRYVKKFKAPKLFKGGDGKLMKAAKQVCLEKQKMFAKSDKGKRVFKSGQENDKTALTGEQPKDSKNHEYKFKQSFSTSHHFKTTRITEFKPFAKSPKDVERKLTTSSDMTKHVSDLQDINRGNNKEEAVAKRCELRMLLQKRLESPPPVKSGESPKDPEPEIPGLSGETSISQEASNCDYDSDETVIYEETVIRNSGSLLAGTPPEQSSTRKRSSSDDRDDNKKLKTAAESSHGLRIVPSPVPFVEQSSYNRETDGEQQIKIQQVEGGVTDAFESPDLSSKPEIKKLKLLKVKMEMKTALEKRLNTAKEIHEENLRKEKAAYERRIRSEERRYQSEVTIIEKKKQKLDDEINSILMHSEENVEGGTADASPTLSVILPVPDKDNSQPQVGPAEGLLARLPKTKVNIIKDASVSRFGTSQNSVPASGCQQVNVEESPPKPKRGRPRKIKPIPRLDVSSLPPVQSVAPVTAPSQPMMFKPNPAQPCPNVVVSSGGAIQQKSYNTVRSHKNQSHAEPNNPAVLHNPAVLRTPALFSHDKKKSISSATSQILGQLSSSIQSLNTPQVAPHFQPQGPIQIPQFQTPNSGLLLVPSQGGIPVSGPVLVNAMNPVVTDSQRISFIDKPPSVAQFLGSAVPLLSIPSTTQLSSASQTSPHVSVSMGSAARLAQPQKSHLLVAAQPAITSGSATQAKALPSNSSVTTPHPVTKTEAVYGDTSKHLILSKPDHFSPNDEERSSSPENGESCFLCGSPSEFECCNGLMYCSADCKSKDWGRHAGECAHNSNK, encoded by the exons ATGGGCGTTCTTTATCAAGATGCCGAAAGGCCTTCCGATG GTCAACAGATAATGAGTGTCAGTACATTTGTCAAAGAAATAGAGAGTCTTCGAATCCACAGGGAAGCAGAGGGTCGTCTAATCAGGCACACAGACGATAAGATATTTGCGAGCCATATGCTGCCAGTGGTCCTTGTGGAGATAGATACCCCATCAATAATTAGGCGGAAAATTGCAGCTTT GAAAAAAAGTAGCTCGACTGTTCGTAATAGGATTGTTTCATCATCAGAGAGTGAAGAAGAAGCAGATGATAGTAAGCTACCAG CTGTAAGTTCTCCCAGAACACTATCCTCAGCACCTCCAGCTTCCTCTCGTACTTCCAATCACAGTGATGGATCAGATTCTGAAACCAAATTTTCCGAGGATGATTTCCTTCCAGATCTCTTAAACATCACCGATCCATCTTATGATACTAGCAGGAAAAGCATCCCAAAAAAGACGAAGTTGCTCCAAGGTCACCCAGTCAAGAAAAGACGCTATGTTAAAAAGTTCAAAGCACCAAAACTTTTCAAAGGGGGTGATGGCAAATTGATGAAAGCAGCCAAGCAGGTTTGCTTGGAAAAGCAAAAGATGTTTGCCAAAAGTGATAAAGGTAAAAGAGTATTTAAGAGTGGTCAAGAGAATGACAAAACAGCACTGACAGGCGAACAGCCAAAGGATAGCAAAAATCATGAGTACAAATTTAAGCAATCATTTTCAACTTCACATCATTTTAAAACAACAAGGATAACAGAGTTCAAACCTTTTGCTAAATCTCCTAAGGACGTTGAACGAAAATTGACAACTTCCAGTGATATGACAAAGCATGTTAGTGATTTACAGGATATAAATAGAGGGAATAACAAAGAGGAAGCAGTTGCAAAAAGATGTGAATTACGCATGCTTCTGCAGAAACGCTTGGAGTCGCCTCCACCAGTGAAAAGCGGTGAATCTCCCAAAGATCCTGAACCTGAAATTCCAGGTTTGTCAGGTGAAACGAGTATTTCTCAAGAAGCCAGTAATTGTGATTACGATTCAGATGAGACTGTCATTTATGAAGAAACTGTTATAAGAAATTCAGGGAGCTTGTTGGCAGGTACACCTCCTGAGCAGTCTAGTACAAGAAAGAGATCAAGTTCCGATGACAGAGATGACAACAAAAAGTTGAAAACTGCAGCTGAATCATCACATGGCCTTAGAATTGTGCCATCTCCTGTTCCTTTTGTGGAACAGTCATCTTATAATAGAGAAACTGACGGAGAGCAACAAATCAAGATCCAGCAAGTTGAAGGAGGTGTTACTGATGCCTTTGAAAGTCCAGACCTTTCATCAAAACCTGAAATTAAGAAATTGAAGTTGCTGAAAGTCAAAATGGAGATGAAGACAGCCCTTGAAAAAAGATTGAACACTGCCAAAGAAATTCATGAAGAAAACTTGAGGAAGGAAAAGGCTGCTTATGAAAGACGAATTAGGTCAGAAGAAAGAAGGTACCAAAGTGAAGTTACcatcattgaaaagaaaaagcagaagcTTGACGATGAGATCAATTCAATATTAATGCATAGTGAGGAGAACGTTGAGGGTGGGACTGCCGATGCTTCTCCTACATTATCCGTTATCT tgccAGTACCAGATAAAGATAATTCTCAGCCGCAGGTCGGGCCAGCAGAGGGACTCCTGGCAAGACTACCAAAAACAAAGGTGAACATTATAAAGGATGCCAGTGTCTCCAGATTTGGAACTTCACAGAACTCG GTGCCAGCTTCTGGTTGTCAACAAGTTAATGTTGAAGAGTCCCCTCCAAA GCCTAAAAGGGGTAGACCCAGGAAAATCAAACCAATACCTAGGTTGGATGTGTCATCATTACCTCCAGTGCAGTCTGTAGCACCAGTAACTGCACCTAGTCAACCAATGATGTTTAAACCAAACCCAGCTCAGCCATGCCCAAATGTGGTTGTATCATCAGGTGGGGCCATTCAGCAAAAGTCTTATAACACTGTAAGGTCTCATAAAAATCAAAGTCATGCAGAACCAAATAACCCTGCAGTTCTTCATAACCCTGCAGTTCTTCGTACACCTGCGTTGTTTTCCCATgataagaaaaaatcaatttcttcAGCTACGTCCCAGATCTTAGGACAATTATCTTCTTCAATCCAGTCACTGAATACTCCACAAGTTGCTCCTCACTTCCAGCCCCAGGGTCCAATACAAATACCTCAGTTCCAGACTCCAAATTCAGGGCTGTTACTTGTTCCATCACAGGGAg GCATTCCAGTTTCTGGACCTGTTCTTGTCAATGCTATGAACCCTGTCGTCACAGATAGTCAGAGGATAAGCTTTATTGACAAGCCACCTTCTGTTGCGCAGTTTCTCGGCTCGGCTGTTCCTTTACTTTCCATACCAAGTACAACACAGCTTTCAAGTGCCTCACAGACGTCACCTCATGTCTCTGTAAGCATGGGAAGTGCAGCTAGACTGGCACAGCCCCAGAAGTCTCACCTCTTGGTCGCTGCACAACCAGCTATTACAAGTGGTTCAGCCACGCAAGCCAAAGCTCTGCCCTCCAACTCGAGTGTCACGACCCCCCATCCAGTAACTAAAACGGAAGCAGTTTATGGTGACACATCAAAACACTTGATTTTATCCAAACCAGACCACTTTAGCCCAAATGATGAAGAAAGGTCATCATCACCAGAGAATGGg
- the LOC136835570 gene encoding nucleolar protein dao-5-like isoform X7, with the protein MGVLYQDAERPSDGKMEGSDSLYVRGQQIMSVSTFVKEIESLRIHREAEGRLIRHTDDKIFASHMLPVVLVEIDTPSIIRRKIAALKKSSSTVRNRIVSSSESEEEADDSKLPAVSSPRTLSSAPPASSRTSNHSDGSDSETKFSEDDFLPDLLNITDPSYDTSRKSIPKKTKLLQGHPVKKRRYVKKFKAPKLFKGGDGKLMKAAKQVCLEKQKMFAKSDKGKRVFKSGQENDKTALTGEQPKDSKNHEYKFKQSFSTSHHFKTTRITEFKPFAKSPKDVERKLTTSSDMTKHVSDLQDINRGNNKEEAVAKRCELRMLLQKRLESPPPVKSGESPKDPEPEIPGLSGETSISQEASNCDYDSDETVIYEETVIRNSGSLLAGTPPEQSSTRKRSSSDDRDDNKKLKTAAESSHGLRIVPSPVPFVEQSSYNRETDGEQQIKIQQVEGGVTDAFESPDLSSKPEIKKLKLLKVKMEMKTALEKRLNTAKEIHEENLRKEKAAYERRIRSEERRYQSEVTIIEKKKQKLDDEINSILMHSEENVEGGTADASPTLSVILPVPDKDNSQPQVGPAEGLLARLPKTKVNIIKDASVSRFGTSQNSVPASGCQQVNVEESPPKPKRGRPRKIKPIPRLDVSSLPPVQSVAPVTAPSQPMMFKPNPAQPCPNVVVSSGIPVSGPVLVNAMNPVVTDSQRISFIDKPPSVAQFLGSAVPLLSIPSTTQLSSASQTSPHVSVSMGSAARLAQPQKSHLLVAAQPAITSGSATQAKALPSNSSVTTPHPVTKTEAVYGDTSKHLILSKPDHFSPNDEERSSSPENGESCFLCGSPSEFECCNGLMYCSADCKSKDWGRHAGECAHNSNK; encoded by the exons ATGGGCGTTCTTTATCAAGATGCCGAAAGGCCTTCCGATG GTAAGATGGAGGGAAGTGACTCCTTGTATGTGCGAG GTCAACAGATAATGAGTGTCAGTACATTTGTCAAAGAAATAGAGAGTCTTCGAATCCACAGGGAAGCAGAGGGTCGTCTAATCAGGCACACAGACGATAAGATATTTGCGAGCCATATGCTGCCAGTGGTCCTTGTGGAGATAGATACCCCATCAATAATTAGGCGGAAAATTGCAGCTTT GAAAAAAAGTAGCTCGACTGTTCGTAATAGGATTGTTTCATCATCAGAGAGTGAAGAAGAAGCAGATGATAGTAAGCTACCAG CTGTAAGTTCTCCCAGAACACTATCCTCAGCACCTCCAGCTTCCTCTCGTACTTCCAATCACAGTGATGGATCAGATTCTGAAACCAAATTTTCCGAGGATGATTTCCTTCCAGATCTCTTAAACATCACCGATCCATCTTATGATACTAGCAGGAAAAGCATCCCAAAAAAGACGAAGTTGCTCCAAGGTCACCCAGTCAAGAAAAGACGCTATGTTAAAAAGTTCAAAGCACCAAAACTTTTCAAAGGGGGTGATGGCAAATTGATGAAAGCAGCCAAGCAGGTTTGCTTGGAAAAGCAAAAGATGTTTGCCAAAAGTGATAAAGGTAAAAGAGTATTTAAGAGTGGTCAAGAGAATGACAAAACAGCACTGACAGGCGAACAGCCAAAGGATAGCAAAAATCATGAGTACAAATTTAAGCAATCATTTTCAACTTCACATCATTTTAAAACAACAAGGATAACAGAGTTCAAACCTTTTGCTAAATCTCCTAAGGACGTTGAACGAAAATTGACAACTTCCAGTGATATGACAAAGCATGTTAGTGATTTACAGGATATAAATAGAGGGAATAACAAAGAGGAAGCAGTTGCAAAAAGATGTGAATTACGCATGCTTCTGCAGAAACGCTTGGAGTCGCCTCCACCAGTGAAAAGCGGTGAATCTCCCAAAGATCCTGAACCTGAAATTCCAGGTTTGTCAGGTGAAACGAGTATTTCTCAAGAAGCCAGTAATTGTGATTACGATTCAGATGAGACTGTCATTTATGAAGAAACTGTTATAAGAAATTCAGGGAGCTTGTTGGCAGGTACACCTCCTGAGCAGTCTAGTACAAGAAAGAGATCAAGTTCCGATGACAGAGATGACAACAAAAAGTTGAAAACTGCAGCTGAATCATCACATGGCCTTAGAATTGTGCCATCTCCTGTTCCTTTTGTGGAACAGTCATCTTATAATAGAGAAACTGACGGAGAGCAACAAATCAAGATCCAGCAAGTTGAAGGAGGTGTTACTGATGCCTTTGAAAGTCCAGACCTTTCATCAAAACCTGAAATTAAGAAATTGAAGTTGCTGAAAGTCAAAATGGAGATGAAGACAGCCCTTGAAAAAAGATTGAACACTGCCAAAGAAATTCATGAAGAAAACTTGAGGAAGGAAAAGGCTGCTTATGAAAGACGAATTAGGTCAGAAGAAAGAAGGTACCAAAGTGAAGTTACcatcattgaaaagaaaaagcagaagcTTGACGATGAGATCAATTCAATATTAATGCATAGTGAGGAGAACGTTGAGGGTGGGACTGCCGATGCTTCTCCTACATTATCCGTTATCT tgccAGTACCAGATAAAGATAATTCTCAGCCGCAGGTCGGGCCAGCAGAGGGACTCCTGGCAAGACTACCAAAAACAAAGGTGAACATTATAAAGGATGCCAGTGTCTCCAGATTTGGAACTTCACAGAACTCG GTGCCAGCTTCTGGTTGTCAACAAGTTAATGTTGAAGAGTCCCCTCCAAA GCCTAAAAGGGGTAGACCCAGGAAAATCAAACCAATACCTAGGTTGGATGTGTCATCATTACCTCCAGTGCAGTCTGTAGCACCAGTAACTGCACCTAGTCAACCAATGATGTTTAAACCAAACCCAGCTCAGCCATGCCCAAATGTGGTTGTATCATCAG GCATTCCAGTTTCTGGACCTGTTCTTGTCAATGCTATGAACCCTGTCGTCACAGATAGTCAGAGGATAAGCTTTATTGACAAGCCACCTTCTGTTGCGCAGTTTCTCGGCTCGGCTGTTCCTTTACTTTCCATACCAAGTACAACACAGCTTTCAAGTGCCTCACAGACGTCACCTCATGTCTCTGTAAGCATGGGAAGTGCAGCTAGACTGGCACAGCCCCAGAAGTCTCACCTCTTGGTCGCTGCACAACCAGCTATTACAAGTGGTTCAGCCACGCAAGCCAAAGCTCTGCCCTCCAACTCGAGTGTCACGACCCCCCATCCAGTAACTAAAACGGAAGCAGTTTATGGTGACACATCAAAACACTTGATTTTATCCAAACCAGACCACTTTAGCCCAAATGATGAAGAAAGGTCATCATCACCAGAGAATGGg
- the LOC136835570 gene encoding nucleolar protein dao-5-like isoform X8, protein MGVLYQDAERPSDGKMEGSDSLYVRGQQIMSVSTFVKEIESLRIHREAEGRLIRHTDDKIFASHMLPVVLVEIDTPSIIRRKIAALKKSSSTVRNRIVSSSESEEEADDSKLPAVSSPRTLSSAPPASSRTSNHSDGSDSETKFSEDDFLPDLLNITDPSYDTSRKSIPKKTKLLQGHPVKKRRYVKKFKAPKLFKGGDGKLMKAAKQVCLEKQKMFAKSDKGKRVFKSGQENDKTALTGEQPKDSKNHEYKFKQSFSTSHHFKTTRITEFKPFAKSPKDVERKLTTSSDMTKHVSDLQDINRGNNKEEAVAKRCELRMLLQKRLESPPPVKSGESPKDPEPEIPGLSGETSISQEASNCDYDSDETVIYEETVIRNSGSLLAGTPPEQSSTRKRSSSDDRDDNKKLKTAAESSHGLRIVPSPVPFVEQSSYNRETDGEQQIKIQQVEGGVTDAFESPDLSSKPEIKKLKLLKVKMEMKTALEKRLNTAKEIHEENLRKEKAAYERRIRSEERRYQSEVTIIEKKKQKLDDEINSILMHSEENVEGGTADASPTLSVILPVPDKDNSQPQVGPAEGLLARLPKTKVNIIKDASVSRFGTSQNSVPASGCQQVNVEESPPKPKRGRPRKIKPIPRLDVSSLPPVQSVAPVTAPSQPMMFKPNPAQPCPNVVVSSGIPVSGPVLVNAMNPVVTDSQRISFIDKPPSVAQFLGSAVPLLSIPSTTQLSSASQTSPHVSVSMGSAARLAQPQKSHLLVAAQPAITSGSATQAKALPSNSSVTTPHPVTKTEAVYGDTSKHLILSKPDHFSPNDEERSSSPENGSKDWGRHAGECAHNSNK, encoded by the exons ATGGGCGTTCTTTATCAAGATGCCGAAAGGCCTTCCGATG GTAAGATGGAGGGAAGTGACTCCTTGTATGTGCGAG GTCAACAGATAATGAGTGTCAGTACATTTGTCAAAGAAATAGAGAGTCTTCGAATCCACAGGGAAGCAGAGGGTCGTCTAATCAGGCACACAGACGATAAGATATTTGCGAGCCATATGCTGCCAGTGGTCCTTGTGGAGATAGATACCCCATCAATAATTAGGCGGAAAATTGCAGCTTT GAAAAAAAGTAGCTCGACTGTTCGTAATAGGATTGTTTCATCATCAGAGAGTGAAGAAGAAGCAGATGATAGTAAGCTACCAG CTGTAAGTTCTCCCAGAACACTATCCTCAGCACCTCCAGCTTCCTCTCGTACTTCCAATCACAGTGATGGATCAGATTCTGAAACCAAATTTTCCGAGGATGATTTCCTTCCAGATCTCTTAAACATCACCGATCCATCTTATGATACTAGCAGGAAAAGCATCCCAAAAAAGACGAAGTTGCTCCAAGGTCACCCAGTCAAGAAAAGACGCTATGTTAAAAAGTTCAAAGCACCAAAACTTTTCAAAGGGGGTGATGGCAAATTGATGAAAGCAGCCAAGCAGGTTTGCTTGGAAAAGCAAAAGATGTTTGCCAAAAGTGATAAAGGTAAAAGAGTATTTAAGAGTGGTCAAGAGAATGACAAAACAGCACTGACAGGCGAACAGCCAAAGGATAGCAAAAATCATGAGTACAAATTTAAGCAATCATTTTCAACTTCACATCATTTTAAAACAACAAGGATAACAGAGTTCAAACCTTTTGCTAAATCTCCTAAGGACGTTGAACGAAAATTGACAACTTCCAGTGATATGACAAAGCATGTTAGTGATTTACAGGATATAAATAGAGGGAATAACAAAGAGGAAGCAGTTGCAAAAAGATGTGAATTACGCATGCTTCTGCAGAAACGCTTGGAGTCGCCTCCACCAGTGAAAAGCGGTGAATCTCCCAAAGATCCTGAACCTGAAATTCCAGGTTTGTCAGGTGAAACGAGTATTTCTCAAGAAGCCAGTAATTGTGATTACGATTCAGATGAGACTGTCATTTATGAAGAAACTGTTATAAGAAATTCAGGGAGCTTGTTGGCAGGTACACCTCCTGAGCAGTCTAGTACAAGAAAGAGATCAAGTTCCGATGACAGAGATGACAACAAAAAGTTGAAAACTGCAGCTGAATCATCACATGGCCTTAGAATTGTGCCATCTCCTGTTCCTTTTGTGGAACAGTCATCTTATAATAGAGAAACTGACGGAGAGCAACAAATCAAGATCCAGCAAGTTGAAGGAGGTGTTACTGATGCCTTTGAAAGTCCAGACCTTTCATCAAAACCTGAAATTAAGAAATTGAAGTTGCTGAAAGTCAAAATGGAGATGAAGACAGCCCTTGAAAAAAGATTGAACACTGCCAAAGAAATTCATGAAGAAAACTTGAGGAAGGAAAAGGCTGCTTATGAAAGACGAATTAGGTCAGAAGAAAGAAGGTACCAAAGTGAAGTTACcatcattgaaaagaaaaagcagaagcTTGACGATGAGATCAATTCAATATTAATGCATAGTGAGGAGAACGTTGAGGGTGGGACTGCCGATGCTTCTCCTACATTATCCGTTATCT tgccAGTACCAGATAAAGATAATTCTCAGCCGCAGGTCGGGCCAGCAGAGGGACTCCTGGCAAGACTACCAAAAACAAAGGTGAACATTATAAAGGATGCCAGTGTCTCCAGATTTGGAACTTCACAGAACTCG GTGCCAGCTTCTGGTTGTCAACAAGTTAATGTTGAAGAGTCCCCTCCAAA GCCTAAAAGGGGTAGACCCAGGAAAATCAAACCAATACCTAGGTTGGATGTGTCATCATTACCTCCAGTGCAGTCTGTAGCACCAGTAACTGCACCTAGTCAACCAATGATGTTTAAACCAAACCCAGCTCAGCCATGCCCAAATGTGGTTGTATCATCAG GCATTCCAGTTTCTGGACCTGTTCTTGTCAATGCTATGAACCCTGTCGTCACAGATAGTCAGAGGATAAGCTTTATTGACAAGCCACCTTCTGTTGCGCAGTTTCTCGGCTCGGCTGTTCCTTTACTTTCCATACCAAGTACAACACAGCTTTCAAGTGCCTCACAGACGTCACCTCATGTCTCTGTAAGCATGGGAAGTGCAGCTAGACTGGCACAGCCCCAGAAGTCTCACCTCTTGGTCGCTGCACAACCAGCTATTACAAGTGGTTCAGCCACGCAAGCCAAAGCTCTGCCCTCCAACTCGAGTGTCACGACCCCCCATCCAGTAACTAAAACGGAAGCAGTTTATGGTGACACATCAAAACACTTGATTTTATCCAAACCAGACCACTTTAGCCCAAATGATGAAGAAAGGTCATCATCACCAGAGAATGGg
- the LOC136835570 gene encoding uncharacterized protein isoform X5, which yields MGVLYQDAERPSDGQQIMSVSTFVKEIESLRIHREAEGRLIRHTDDKIFASHMLPVVLVEIDTPSIIRRKIAALKKSSSTVRNRIVSSSESEEEADDSKLPAVSSPRTLSSAPPASSRTSNHSDGSDSETKFSEDDFLPDLLNITDPSYDTSRKSIPKKTKLLQGHPVKKRRYVKKFKAPKLFKGGDGKLMKAAKQVCLEKQKMFAKSDKGKRVFKSGQENDKTALTGEQPKDSKNHEYKFKQSFSTSHHFKTTRITEFKPFAKSPKDVERKLTTSSDMTKHVSDLQDINRGNNKEEAVAKRCELRMLLQKRLESPPPVKSGESPKDPEPEIPGLSGETSISQEASNCDYDSDETVIYEETVIRNSGSLLAGTPPEQSSTRKRSSSDDRDDNKKLKTAAESSHGLRIVPSPVPFVEQSSYNRETDGEQQIKIQQVEGGVTDAFESPDLSSKPEIKKLKLLKVKMEMKTALEKRLNTAKEIHEENLRKEKAAYERRIRSEERRYQSEVTIIEKKKQKLDDEINSILMHSEENVEGGTADASPTLSVILPVPDKDNSQPQVGPAEGLLARLPKTKVNIIKDASVSRFGTSQNSVPASGCQQVNVEESPPKPKRGRPRKIKPIPRLDVSSLPPVQSVAPVTAPSQPMMFKPNPAQPCPNVVVSSGGAIQQKSYNTVRSHKNQSHAEPNNPAVLHNPAVLRTPALFSHDKKKSISSATSQILGQLSSSIQSLNTPQVAPHFQPQGPIQIPQFQTPNSGLLLVPSQGGIPVSGPVLVNAMNPVVTDSQRISFIDKPPSVAQFLGSAVPLLSIPSTTQLSSASQTSPHVSVSMGSAARLAQPQKSHLLVAAQPAITSGSATQAKALPSNSSVTTPHPVTKTEAVYGDTSKHLILSKPDHFSPNDEERSSSPENGSKDWGRHAGECAHNSNK from the exons ATGGGCGTTCTTTATCAAGATGCCGAAAGGCCTTCCGATG GTCAACAGATAATGAGTGTCAGTACATTTGTCAAAGAAATAGAGAGTCTTCGAATCCACAGGGAAGCAGAGGGTCGTCTAATCAGGCACACAGACGATAAGATATTTGCGAGCCATATGCTGCCAGTGGTCCTTGTGGAGATAGATACCCCATCAATAATTAGGCGGAAAATTGCAGCTTT GAAAAAAAGTAGCTCGACTGTTCGTAATAGGATTGTTTCATCATCAGAGAGTGAAGAAGAAGCAGATGATAGTAAGCTACCAG CTGTAAGTTCTCCCAGAACACTATCCTCAGCACCTCCAGCTTCCTCTCGTACTTCCAATCACAGTGATGGATCAGATTCTGAAACCAAATTTTCCGAGGATGATTTCCTTCCAGATCTCTTAAACATCACCGATCCATCTTATGATACTAGCAGGAAAAGCATCCCAAAAAAGACGAAGTTGCTCCAAGGTCACCCAGTCAAGAAAAGACGCTATGTTAAAAAGTTCAAAGCACCAAAACTTTTCAAAGGGGGTGATGGCAAATTGATGAAAGCAGCCAAGCAGGTTTGCTTGGAAAAGCAAAAGATGTTTGCCAAAAGTGATAAAGGTAAAAGAGTATTTAAGAGTGGTCAAGAGAATGACAAAACAGCACTGACAGGCGAACAGCCAAAGGATAGCAAAAATCATGAGTACAAATTTAAGCAATCATTTTCAACTTCACATCATTTTAAAACAACAAGGATAACAGAGTTCAAACCTTTTGCTAAATCTCCTAAGGACGTTGAACGAAAATTGACAACTTCCAGTGATATGACAAAGCATGTTAGTGATTTACAGGATATAAATAGAGGGAATAACAAAGAGGAAGCAGTTGCAAAAAGATGTGAATTACGCATGCTTCTGCAGAAACGCTTGGAGTCGCCTCCACCAGTGAAAAGCGGTGAATCTCCCAAAGATCCTGAACCTGAAATTCCAGGTTTGTCAGGTGAAACGAGTATTTCTCAAGAAGCCAGTAATTGTGATTACGATTCAGATGAGACTGTCATTTATGAAGAAACTGTTATAAGAAATTCAGGGAGCTTGTTGGCAGGTACACCTCCTGAGCAGTCTAGTACAAGAAAGAGATCAAGTTCCGATGACAGAGATGACAACAAAAAGTTGAAAACTGCAGCTGAATCATCACATGGCCTTAGAATTGTGCCATCTCCTGTTCCTTTTGTGGAACAGTCATCTTATAATAGAGAAACTGACGGAGAGCAACAAATCAAGATCCAGCAAGTTGAAGGAGGTGTTACTGATGCCTTTGAAAGTCCAGACCTTTCATCAAAACCTGAAATTAAGAAATTGAAGTTGCTGAAAGTCAAAATGGAGATGAAGACAGCCCTTGAAAAAAGATTGAACACTGCCAAAGAAATTCATGAAGAAAACTTGAGGAAGGAAAAGGCTGCTTATGAAAGACGAATTAGGTCAGAAGAAAGAAGGTACCAAAGTGAAGTTACcatcattgaaaagaaaaagcagaagcTTGACGATGAGATCAATTCAATATTAATGCATAGTGAGGAGAACGTTGAGGGTGGGACTGCCGATGCTTCTCCTACATTATCCGTTATCT tgccAGTACCAGATAAAGATAATTCTCAGCCGCAGGTCGGGCCAGCAGAGGGACTCCTGGCAAGACTACCAAAAACAAAGGTGAACATTATAAAGGATGCCAGTGTCTCCAGATTTGGAACTTCACAGAACTCG GTGCCAGCTTCTGGTTGTCAACAAGTTAATGTTGAAGAGTCCCCTCCAAA GCCTAAAAGGGGTAGACCCAGGAAAATCAAACCAATACCTAGGTTGGATGTGTCATCATTACCTCCAGTGCAGTCTGTAGCACCAGTAACTGCACCTAGTCAACCAATGATGTTTAAACCAAACCCAGCTCAGCCATGCCCAAATGTGGTTGTATCATCAGGTGGGGCCATTCAGCAAAAGTCTTATAACACTGTAAGGTCTCATAAAAATCAAAGTCATGCAGAACCAAATAACCCTGCAGTTCTTCATAACCCTGCAGTTCTTCGTACACCTGCGTTGTTTTCCCATgataagaaaaaatcaatttcttcAGCTACGTCCCAGATCTTAGGACAATTATCTTCTTCAATCCAGTCACTGAATACTCCACAAGTTGCTCCTCACTTCCAGCCCCAGGGTCCAATACAAATACCTCAGTTCCAGACTCCAAATTCAGGGCTGTTACTTGTTCCATCACAGGGAg GCATTCCAGTTTCTGGACCTGTTCTTGTCAATGCTATGAACCCTGTCGTCACAGATAGTCAGAGGATAAGCTTTATTGACAAGCCACCTTCTGTTGCGCAGTTTCTCGGCTCGGCTGTTCCTTTACTTTCCATACCAAGTACAACACAGCTTTCAAGTGCCTCACAGACGTCACCTCATGTCTCTGTAAGCATGGGAAGTGCAGCTAGACTGGCACAGCCCCAGAAGTCTCACCTCTTGGTCGCTGCACAACCAGCTATTACAAGTGGTTCAGCCACGCAAGCCAAAGCTCTGCCCTCCAACTCGAGTGTCACGACCCCCCATCCAGTAACTAAAACGGAAGCAGTTTATGGTGACACATCAAAACACTTGATTTTATCCAAACCAGACCACTTTAGCCCAAATGATGAAGAAAGGTCATCATCACCAGAGAATGGg